The following proteins are co-located in the Flectobacillus major DSM 103 genome:
- a CDS encoding DUF3570 domain-containing protein, whose protein sequence is MKKITLAIGLYIGILTASAQSSQSTDSTNYQNRKLKVEEINFVSSYYHQNGNNSAVTGGIGTEKLTDFGNTIELRMSRWDKKARQHFFSFELGVDAYSSASSDKIDPGTISSASMTDKRIYPSLAWSINNPKKGTTFGIVGSYSTEYDYKSYGAGLNFTKTSKDNNREFGAKVTAFFDTWKVILPAELRTLPDGSFYGSGGEHDPFPVDYKPRNSFSSSFSLAQVINRRTQVLLTIDPAYQDGLLATKYQRVYFTDGTVKSEVLPDTRFKLPIGARLNYFAGNKVVVRTFYRYYQDNWGVKAHTFELETPIKMTPFLSVSPFYRYYTQTQADYFAPYMKHSLSDTYFTSDYDLSKFNSNMVGVGVRITPPHGVLGIQHWNSLELRYGHYERSNGLASDVLTLYAKFK, encoded by the coding sequence ATGAAAAAAATAACACTAGCCATTGGCCTATATATCGGTATTCTCACGGCATCGGCACAATCGAGCCAATCAACCGACTCTACTAATTACCAAAACCGAAAACTGAAAGTAGAAGAAATCAATTTTGTGTCGAGCTACTATCACCAAAACGGCAACAACTCGGCTGTAACAGGAGGTATTGGCACCGAAAAACTCACCGACTTTGGTAATACCATCGAGTTAAGGATGTCGAGGTGGGACAAAAAAGCTCGTCAGCATTTCTTTTCTTTTGAATTAGGCGTAGACGCTTACTCATCGGCCTCTTCCGACAAAATAGACCCAGGAACAATTTCGTCAGCTTCTATGACCGACAAGCGTATTTACCCTTCGTTGGCATGGAGTATCAATAACCCTAAAAAGGGTACTACATTTGGTATTGTAGGGTCATATTCAACCGAATACGATTACAAATCGTATGGGGCAGGGCTAAATTTCACCAAAACGTCTAAAGATAACAACCGTGAATTTGGTGCAAAAGTTACTGCCTTTTTCGATACTTGGAAAGTTATCTTACCTGCCGAGCTACGAACCTTGCCCGATGGCTCATTTTATGGCTCTGGGGGTGAACACGACCCTTTTCCTGTAGACTACAAACCCCGCAACTCATTTAGTTCGTCGTTTTCGTTGGCACAAGTAATCAACCGCCGTACACAAGTGCTACTTACTATTGACCCCGCTTACCAAGACGGTTTGTTGGCAACCAAATACCAACGGGTTTACTTTACCGACGGTACGGTAAAATCAGAAGTTTTACCCGACACACGTTTCAAATTACCTATTGGGGCGAGGCTCAATTATTTTGCAGGAAACAAGGTTGTAGTACGTACTTTTTATCGCTATTACCAAGACAACTGGGGCGTAAAAGCACATACATTCGAGCTAGAAACACCTATTAAAATGACACCATTTTTATCGGTAAGTCCATTTTATCGGTATTACACCCAAACCCAAGCCGACTACTTTGCTCCGTACATGAAACATAGCCTTAGTGATACCTACTTTACGAGCGACTACGACCTATCGAAGTTCAATAGCAATATGGTAGGTGTTGGCGTAAGAATTACCCCTCCACATGGTGTATTAGGTATTCAGCACTGGAACTCGTTGGAGCTACGTTATGGCCACTACGAACGCTCGAATGGCCTTGCCTCGGATGTACTAACCCTTTATGCTAAATTCAAATAA